From a single Vitis vinifera cultivar Pinot Noir 40024 chromosome 18, ASM3070453v1 genomic region:
- the LOC100255680 gene encoding uncharacterized ATP-dependent helicase C29A10.10c isoform X3, with the protein MQEQSVSGSGKAQAMSEQMDYHASSVAAETLSCDIKVFESTKEENNSHASVTLDPDTHDQRSNSSRNSEGNGKGDVGPMDGQEEPGLVPKLKEVKGVEASFAVKCANNPGKKHKLDQHKEAMLGKKRTRQTVFLNLEDVKQAGPMKTSTPRRQNFPAPITTRIVKEIRSVPPPAERIGEKQNHSMIKDQKQVDLSSNEGGGGNLVESNEPKSESNNDMNSGLLGRPRRLNSANDISAEVHPPTIPRQSSWKPTDSRQFKNSQFSGRKPSMINQSESKLVNKKHPPAKMQTTVSSQYQDTSVERLIREVTNEKFWHHPEETELQCVPGRFESVEEYIRVFEPLLFEECRAQLYSTWEELTETVSRDLHAMVRIKSIERRERGWYDVIVLPANECKWTFKEGDVAILSAPRPGSVRSKRNNTSSIEDDEEAEISGRVAGTVRRHNPIDTRDPVGAILHFYVGDSYDPNSKVDDHILRKLHPKGIWYLTVLGSLATTQREYIALHAFRRLNLQMQTAILHPSPEHFPKYEEQPPAMPECFTPNFVEYLHKTFNGPQLAAIQWAAMHTAAGTSSGVTKRQDPWPFTLVQGPPGTGKTHTVWGMLNVIHLVQYQHYYTALLKKVAPESYKQTNESTSDNVSMGSIDEVLQSMDQNLFRTLPKLCPKPRMLVCAPSNAATDELLARVLDRGFIDGEMKVYRPDVARVGVDSQTRAAQAVSVERRTEQLLVKNRDEILGWMHQLKVRDAQLFQQMLCLQRELNAAAAAVRSQGSVGVDPDVLVARDQNRDTLLQNLAAVVESRDKILVEMNRLVILESRFRSGSNFNLEEARANLEASFANEAEIVFTTVSSSGRKLFSRLTHGFDMVVIDEAAQASEVAVLPPLSLGAARCVLVGDPQQLPATVISKAAGTLLYSRSLFERFQQAGCPTMLLSVQYRMHPHIRDFPSRYFYQGRLTDSESVTNLPDEAYYKDPLLRPYVFYDITHGRESHRGGSVSYQNIHEAQICLRLYEHLQKTLKSLGMGKISVGIITPYKLQLKCLQREFDDVLSSEEGKDLYINTVDAFQGQERDVIIMSCVRASSHGVGFVADIRRMNVALTRARRALWVMGNANALMQSDDWAALISDARARSCYLDMDSLPKEFLVPKGPTYGPLSGKVSSNMRGLRSAGPRHRQLDMHVESKSGTPSEDDEKSNASLISRNGNYRPLKPTMENSLDDFDQSADKSRDAWQYGIQKKQSSAGVVAKRDS; encoded by the exons ATGCAAGAGCAGTCAGTTAGTGGATCTGGTAAAGCTCAAGCAATGTCTGAGCAGATGGATTACCATGCTTCTAGTGTGGCTGCAGAGACACTTTCTTGTGatataaaagtttttgaaaGTACCAAGGAGGAAAATAATAGTCATGCCTCTGTAACGTTGGATCCAGACACACATGATCAGAGAAGTAACAGTAGCAGAAATTCAGAAGGCAATGGTAAAGGTGATGTGGGTCCCATGGATGGTCAGGAAGAACCTGGTTTAGTACCAAAACTGAAAGAAGTTAAGGGAGTTGAAGCAAGCTTTGCTGTGAAATGTGCAAATAATCCTGGAAAAAAGCATAAGCTTGACCAACACAAAGAAGCGATGCTTGGGAAAAAAAGAACCAGGCAGACTGTGTTTCTTAATTTGGAAGATGTCAAGCAAGCTGGCCCTATGAAAACTTCCACTCCAAGAAGACAAAACTTTCCAGCACCTATTACAACACGAATTGTTAAAGAAATTCGTTCTGTTCCTCCACCTGCTGAACGCATTGGAGAAAAGCAGAATCATTCCATGATTAAAGATCAGAAACAAGTGGATTTATCATCTAatgaaggaggaggaggaaatCTTGTAGAATCTAATGAACCTAAATCTGAAAGTAACAATGATATGAATTCTGGACTTCTAGGTAGACCTAGGAGGCTAAATAGTGCTAATGATATTTCTGCAGAGGTGCACCCACCAACAATTCCAAGACAGAGTTCATGGAAGCCCACAGATTCAAGGCAATTTAAGAATTCACAGTTTTCTGGCAGGAAGCCATCTATGATCAATCAAAGTGAATCAAAATTGGTAAACAAAAAACATCCTCCTGCCAAAATGCAAACTACAGTGAGCTCACAATATCAAGATACTTCAGTGGAACGCCTTATACGGGAGGTGACAAATGAAAAGTTTTGGCATCACCCAG AGGAGACTGAGCTCCAATGTGTTCCTGGTCGGTTTGAATCTGTAGAAGAATATATTAGAGTGTTTGAGCCTTTGCTTTTTGAGGAATGCCGAGCACAACTCTATAGCACCTGGGAGGAGTTAACTGAAACAGTTTCAAGAGATCTACATGCAATGGTCCGGATAAAAAGCATTGAAAGGCGAGAAAGAG GATGGTATGATGTGATAGTCCTTCCAGCAAATGAATGCAAGTGGACATTTAAAGAGGGTGATGTTGCAATTCTTTCGGCTCCCAGGCCTGGATCAG TTAGATCCAAGAGGAATAACACATCTTCaattgaagatgatgaagaggCGGAGATCAGTGGACGTGTGGCTGGTACTGTCAGACGACACAATCCAATTGACACTCGTGATCCTGTGGGTGCAATCCTCCATTTTTATGTTGGGGATTCATATGATCCTAACAG CAAGGTTGATGATCATATTCTAAGGAAACTTCATCCCAAGGGTATCTGGTATTTAACAGTGCTTGGTTCTCTTGCAACCACCCAGCGGGAGTACATTGCTCTTCATGCATTTCGTCGTCTCAATTTACAG ATGCAAACTGCTATCCTTCATCCAAGTCCAGAACACTTCCCAAAATATGAAGAGCAGCCCCCTGCCATGCCTGAATGCTTCACACCGAACTTTGTTGAATATTTACACAAAACCTTCAATGGTCCCCAGCTAGCAGCAATTCAATGGGCTGCCATGCATACGGCTGCTGGCACAAGTAGTGGGGTGACAAAGAGGCAAGACCCATGGCCATTTACTCTAGTTCAAGGGCCTCCAGGGACAGGCAAGACACACACAGTCTGGGGAATGCTAAATGTCATCCATCTTGTTCAGTATCAGCACTACTACACTGCTCTGCTTAAGAAAGTAGCACCTGAAAGTTATAAGCAAACTAATGAGAGCACTTCTGACAATGTCTCTATGGGATCCATTGATGAAGTTCTCCAGAGCATGGATCAAAACCTCTTCCGCACTCTTCCAAAACTTTGCCCAAAACCTAGAATGCTTGTTTGTGCTCCCTCTAATGCTGCAACTGATGAGCTGCTGGCACGTGTTCTTGATCGTGGATTTATTGATGGTGAGATGAAAGTTTATCGTCCTGATGTGGCCCGAGTTGGAGTTGATTCACAAACACGGGCTGCTCAGGCAGTTTCTGTTGAGCGTAGAACTGAGCAGCTTTTGGTTAAGAACCGTGATGAAATTCTTGGATGGATGCACCAGTTAAAAGTTCGTGATGCACAGTTGTTTCAGCAGATGCTTTGTCTTCAAAGAGAGCTCAATGCTGCAGCAGCTGCTGTTCGTTCGCAGGGGTCTGTTGGAGTTGACCCTGATGTTCTTGTGGCTCGAGACCAAAACCGAGACACATTGCTTCAAAACCTTGCAGCAGTGGTTGAAAGCAGGGATAAGATTCTGGTTGAAATGAACCGCCTGGTCATTTTAGAAAGCAGGTTCCGTTCTGGAagcaatttcaatttggaagaaGCCCGTGCAAATCTTGAAGCAAGTTTTGCCAATGAGGCTGAGATTGTTTTCACTACTGTCTCAAGTAGCGGCCGTAAATTGTTTTCTAGGCTTACTCATGGCTTTGATATGGTTGTTATTGATGAGGCCGCCCAAGCCAGTGAAGTAGCAGTTCTACCTCCCCTTTCTCTTGGTGCAGCACGTTGTGTTCTTGTTGGGGATCCTCAGCAGCTGCCTGCAACAGTAATCAGCAAAGCCGCTGGAACATTGTTATACAGTAGAAGCCTCTTTGAAAGGTTCCAGCAAGCAGGCTGCCCGACAATGTTGTTATCTGTGCAGTACAGGATGCACCCTCATATTCGGGATTTCCCATCAAGGTACTTTTACCAAGGACGTCTTACTGACAGTGAAAGTGTTACTAATTTACCTGATGAGGCATACTACAAGGATCCTTTACTTAGACCTTATGTGTTCTATGATATTACACATGGACGGGAGTCACACAGAGGTGGATCTGTCTCCTATCAGAACATACATGAAGCACAAATATGTCTCCGTTTGTATGAGCATCTCCAGAAAACTTTGAAGTCTTTGGGTATGGGAAAAATTTCTGTTGGCATAATCACACCATACAAGCTGCAGCTGAAATGCCTACAACGGGAATTTGATGATGTTTTAAGTTCTGAAGAAGGGAAGGATTTGTATATCAATACTGTTGATGCTTTCCAAGGGCAGGAACGTGATGTCATTATTATGTCCTGTGTCCGTGCCTCTAGTCACGGGGTGGGCTTTGTAGCTGATATACGCCGAATGAATGTTGCTCTCACTCGTGCAAGAAGGGCACTATGG GTTATGGGGAATGCTAATGCGCTGATGCAGTCTGATGACTGGGCAGCATTGATTTCTGATGCCAGAGCCAGGAGTTGCTATTTGGATATGGACTCTCTTCCCAAGGAGTTTCTTGTACCAAAGGGACCTACTTATGGCCCATTATCAGGTAAGGTTTCCTCTAATATGAGGGGTTTGAGGTCTGCTGGGCCAAGACATAGGCAGTTGGATATGCACGTGGAGTCCAAGTCAGGAACTCCGTCAGAAGATGATGAGAAGTCGAATGCATCATTAATTTCTAGGAATGGGAATTATCGGCCCTTAAAGCCAACAATGGAGAATTCCTTGGATGACTTTGATCAGTCAGCTGATAAATCCCGGGATGCTTGGCAGTATGGCATTCAAAAGAAGCAAAGTTCTGCTGGGGTTGTAGCAAAGAGAGATTCATAG
- the LOC100255680 gene encoding uncharacterized ATP-dependent helicase C29A10.10c isoform X1: protein MGSRGRPLFDLNEPPAEDEEENDGVFSFQPQKALPSLNSHTPDLFSTSSGPQRILNNHAFTHASSVSGFQPFVRPKGANVSEEPVEQKRAGNQNSKFASSSNAGNGDETNAGLQLVSSPADAQAVEREEGEWSDDESSANVYGSSSMQEQSVSGSGKAQAMSEQMDYHASSVAAETLSCDIKVFESTKEENNSHASVTLDPDTHDQRSNSSRNSEGNGKGDVGPMDGQEEPGLVPKLKEVKGVEASFAVKCANNPGKKHKLDQHKEAMLGKKRTRQTVFLNLEDVKQAGPMKTSTPRRQNFPAPITTRIVKEIRSVPPPAERIGEKQNHSMIKDQKQVDLSSNEGGGGNLVESNEPKSESNNDMNSGLLGRPRRLNSANDISAEVHPPTIPRQSSWKPTDSRQFKNSQFSGRKPSMINQSESKLVNKKHPPAKMQTTVSSQYQDTSVERLIREVTNEKFWHHPEETELQCVPGRFESVEEYIRVFEPLLFEECRAQLYSTWEELTETVSRDLHAMVRIKSIERRERGWYDVIVLPANECKWTFKEGDVAILSAPRPGSVRSKRNNTSSIEDDEEAEISGRVAGTVRRHNPIDTRDPVGAILHFYVGDSYDPNSKVDDHILRKLHPKGIWYLTVLGSLATTQREYIALHAFRRLNLQMQTAILHPSPEHFPKYEEQPPAMPECFTPNFVEYLHKTFNGPQLAAIQWAAMHTAAGTSSGVTKRQDPWPFTLVQGPPGTGKTHTVWGMLNVIHLVQYQHYYTALLKKVAPESYKQTNESTSDNVSMGSIDEVLQSMDQNLFRTLPKLCPKPRMLVCAPSNAATDELLARVLDRGFIDGEMKVYRPDVARVGVDSQTRAAQAVSVERRTEQLLVKNRDEILGWMHQLKVRDAQLFQQMLCLQRELNAAAAAVRSQGSVGVDPDVLVARDQNRDTLLQNLAAVVESRDKILVEMNRLVILESRFRSGSNFNLEEARANLEASFANEAEIVFTTVSSSGRKLFSRLTHGFDMVVIDEAAQASEVAVLPPLSLGAARCVLVGDPQQLPATVISKAAGTLLYSRSLFERFQQAGCPTMLLSVQYRMHPHIRDFPSRYFYQGRLTDSESVTNLPDEAYYKDPLLRPYVFYDITHGRESHRGGSVSYQNIHEAQICLRLYEHLQKTLKSLGMGKISVGIITPYKLQLKCLQREFDDVLSSEEGKDLYINTVDAFQGQERDVIIMSCVRASSHGVGFVADIRRMNVALTRARRALWVMGNANALMQSDDWAALISDARARSCYLDMDSLPKEFLVPKGPTYGPLSGKVSSNMRGLRSAGPRHRQLDMHVESKSGTPSEDDEKSNASLISRNGNYRPLKPTMENSLDDFDQSADKSRDAWQYGIQKKQSSAGVVAKRDS from the exons ATGGGTTCTCGAGGAAGACCACTATTTGATCTTAATGAACCCCCTgcagaagatgaagaagagaaTGATGGTGTCTTTAGCTTCCAGCCTCAGAAGGCACTTCCTTCCTTAAATTCCCATACTCCTGACTTGTTTTCTACATCATCAGGTCCTCAACGAATCCTAAATAACCATGCTTTTACACATGCATCTTCCGTTTCGGGCTTTCAGCCTTTTGTTCGGCCTAAAGGAGCTAATGTCTCTGAAGAGCCTGTTGAACAAAAGAGGGCTGGGAATCAGAATTCAAAGTTTGCCTCATCATCTAATGCCGGTAATGGCGATGAAACAAATGCAGGACTGCAGCTAGTTTCGAGTCCTGCAGATGCTCAAGCTGTTGAAAGAGAAGAAGGGGAATGGTCTGATGATGAAAGCTCAGCTAATGTATATGGAAGCAGTAGTATGCAAGAGCAGTCAGTTAGTGGATCTGGTAAAGCTCAAGCAATGTCTGAGCAGATGGATTACCATGCTTCTAGTGTGGCTGCAGAGACACTTTCTTGTGatataaaagtttttgaaaGTACCAAGGAGGAAAATAATAGTCATGCCTCTGTAACGTTGGATCCAGACACACATGATCAGAGAAGTAACAGTAGCAGAAATTCAGAAGGCAATGGTAAAGGTGATGTGGGTCCCATGGATGGTCAGGAAGAACCTGGTTTAGTACCAAAACTGAAAGAAGTTAAGGGAGTTGAAGCAAGCTTTGCTGTGAAATGTGCAAATAATCCTGGAAAAAAGCATAAGCTTGACCAACACAAAGAAGCGATGCTTGGGAAAAAAAGAACCAGGCAGACTGTGTTTCTTAATTTGGAAGATGTCAAGCAAGCTGGCCCTATGAAAACTTCCACTCCAAGAAGACAAAACTTTCCAGCACCTATTACAACACGAATTGTTAAAGAAATTCGTTCTGTTCCTCCACCTGCTGAACGCATTGGAGAAAAGCAGAATCATTCCATGATTAAAGATCAGAAACAAGTGGATTTATCATCTAatgaaggaggaggaggaaatCTTGTAGAATCTAATGAACCTAAATCTGAAAGTAACAATGATATGAATTCTGGACTTCTAGGTAGACCTAGGAGGCTAAATAGTGCTAATGATATTTCTGCAGAGGTGCACCCACCAACAATTCCAAGACAGAGTTCATGGAAGCCCACAGATTCAAGGCAATTTAAGAATTCACAGTTTTCTGGCAGGAAGCCATCTATGATCAATCAAAGTGAATCAAAATTGGTAAACAAAAAACATCCTCCTGCCAAAATGCAAACTACAGTGAGCTCACAATATCAAGATACTTCAGTGGAACGCCTTATACGGGAGGTGACAAATGAAAAGTTTTGGCATCACCCAG AGGAGACTGAGCTCCAATGTGTTCCTGGTCGGTTTGAATCTGTAGAAGAATATATTAGAGTGTTTGAGCCTTTGCTTTTTGAGGAATGCCGAGCACAACTCTATAGCACCTGGGAGGAGTTAACTGAAACAGTTTCAAGAGATCTACATGCAATGGTCCGGATAAAAAGCATTGAAAGGCGAGAAAGAG GATGGTATGATGTGATAGTCCTTCCAGCAAATGAATGCAAGTGGACATTTAAAGAGGGTGATGTTGCAATTCTTTCGGCTCCCAGGCCTGGATCAG TTAGATCCAAGAGGAATAACACATCTTCaattgaagatgatgaagaggCGGAGATCAGTGGACGTGTGGCTGGTACTGTCAGACGACACAATCCAATTGACACTCGTGATCCTGTGGGTGCAATCCTCCATTTTTATGTTGGGGATTCATATGATCCTAACAG CAAGGTTGATGATCATATTCTAAGGAAACTTCATCCCAAGGGTATCTGGTATTTAACAGTGCTTGGTTCTCTTGCAACCACCCAGCGGGAGTACATTGCTCTTCATGCATTTCGTCGTCTCAATTTACAG ATGCAAACTGCTATCCTTCATCCAAGTCCAGAACACTTCCCAAAATATGAAGAGCAGCCCCCTGCCATGCCTGAATGCTTCACACCGAACTTTGTTGAATATTTACACAAAACCTTCAATGGTCCCCAGCTAGCAGCAATTCAATGGGCTGCCATGCATACGGCTGCTGGCACAAGTAGTGGGGTGACAAAGAGGCAAGACCCATGGCCATTTACTCTAGTTCAAGGGCCTCCAGGGACAGGCAAGACACACACAGTCTGGGGAATGCTAAATGTCATCCATCTTGTTCAGTATCAGCACTACTACACTGCTCTGCTTAAGAAAGTAGCACCTGAAAGTTATAAGCAAACTAATGAGAGCACTTCTGACAATGTCTCTATGGGATCCATTGATGAAGTTCTCCAGAGCATGGATCAAAACCTCTTCCGCACTCTTCCAAAACTTTGCCCAAAACCTAGAATGCTTGTTTGTGCTCCCTCTAATGCTGCAACTGATGAGCTGCTGGCACGTGTTCTTGATCGTGGATTTATTGATGGTGAGATGAAAGTTTATCGTCCTGATGTGGCCCGAGTTGGAGTTGATTCACAAACACGGGCTGCTCAGGCAGTTTCTGTTGAGCGTAGAACTGAGCAGCTTTTGGTTAAGAACCGTGATGAAATTCTTGGATGGATGCACCAGTTAAAAGTTCGTGATGCACAGTTGTTTCAGCAGATGCTTTGTCTTCAAAGAGAGCTCAATGCTGCAGCAGCTGCTGTTCGTTCGCAGGGGTCTGTTGGAGTTGACCCTGATGTTCTTGTGGCTCGAGACCAAAACCGAGACACATTGCTTCAAAACCTTGCAGCAGTGGTTGAAAGCAGGGATAAGATTCTGGTTGAAATGAACCGCCTGGTCATTTTAGAAAGCAGGTTCCGTTCTGGAagcaatttcaatttggaagaaGCCCGTGCAAATCTTGAAGCAAGTTTTGCCAATGAGGCTGAGATTGTTTTCACTACTGTCTCAAGTAGCGGCCGTAAATTGTTTTCTAGGCTTACTCATGGCTTTGATATGGTTGTTATTGATGAGGCCGCCCAAGCCAGTGAAGTAGCAGTTCTACCTCCCCTTTCTCTTGGTGCAGCACGTTGTGTTCTTGTTGGGGATCCTCAGCAGCTGCCTGCAACAGTAATCAGCAAAGCCGCTGGAACATTGTTATACAGTAGAAGCCTCTTTGAAAGGTTCCAGCAAGCAGGCTGCCCGACAATGTTGTTATCTGTGCAGTACAGGATGCACCCTCATATTCGGGATTTCCCATCAAGGTACTTTTACCAAGGACGTCTTACTGACAGTGAAAGTGTTACTAATTTACCTGATGAGGCATACTACAAGGATCCTTTACTTAGACCTTATGTGTTCTATGATATTACACATGGACGGGAGTCACACAGAGGTGGATCTGTCTCCTATCAGAACATACATGAAGCACAAATATGTCTCCGTTTGTATGAGCATCTCCAGAAAACTTTGAAGTCTTTGGGTATGGGAAAAATTTCTGTTGGCATAATCACACCATACAAGCTGCAGCTGAAATGCCTACAACGGGAATTTGATGATGTTTTAAGTTCTGAAGAAGGGAAGGATTTGTATATCAATACTGTTGATGCTTTCCAAGGGCAGGAACGTGATGTCATTATTATGTCCTGTGTCCGTGCCTCTAGTCACGGGGTGGGCTTTGTAGCTGATATACGCCGAATGAATGTTGCTCTCACTCGTGCAAGAAGGGCACTATGG GTTATGGGGAATGCTAATGCGCTGATGCAGTCTGATGACTGGGCAGCATTGATTTCTGATGCCAGAGCCAGGAGTTGCTATTTGGATATGGACTCTCTTCCCAAGGAGTTTCTTGTACCAAAGGGACCTACTTATGGCCCATTATCAGGTAAGGTTTCCTCTAATATGAGGGGTTTGAGGTCTGCTGGGCCAAGACATAGGCAGTTGGATATGCACGTGGAGTCCAAGTCAGGAACTCCGTCAGAAGATGATGAGAAGTCGAATGCATCATTAATTTCTAGGAATGGGAATTATCGGCCCTTAAAGCCAACAATGGAGAATTCCTTGGATGACTTTGATCAGTCAGCTGATAAATCCCGGGATGCTTGGCAGTATGGCATTCAAAAGAAGCAAAGTTCTGCTGGGGTTGTAGCAAAGAGAGATTCATAG